The Candidatus Hydrogenedentota bacterium DNA window CTTGCAGTTCATGCATGGCGTGGTGGAAGGCGCACACATCCTTCAGGTCGTCGTGGGGGGCGCAGTAATCGCCCAGGAATCTGCCTTGGCACGCTTCCACGATTTCGAGTAACTGGATTTGGCGCGGGTCGCGCGCCAGGGTGACACCGCCGCGCGTTCCGCGGTGTGACTGTAATATGCCAGCTTTCACGAGCTGGGTGTGTATCTTGGAGAGATACGTGGTCGATGCGTCCAGGCGGCGCGCCATGTCCTGCGGCGAGACCGGCGCGTCCCGCTCCAGTTGGGTCATGAGCACC harbors:
- a CDS encoding Rrf2 family transcriptional regulator; the encoded protein is MLTKTSITAIQVLVLMTQLERDAPVSPQDMARRLDASTTYLSKIHTQLVKAGILQSHRGTRGGVTLARDPRQIQLLEIVEACQGRFLGDYCAPHDDLKDVCAFHHAMHELQ